The Anaerohalosphaeraceae bacterium DNA segment AGGTCCGGGCGGCACGTTTCGCCGCCAAATGGATTGGACTGGTTCCGACGATGGGGGCCCTCCATGAAGGTCACGGCTCCCTGATTCAACGAGCTGTTTCTGAATGCGATACAGTCATCGTGAGCATCTTTGTCAACCCCACTCAGTTCGGCCCGAATGAAGACCTGGCCCGTTATCCGCGGACTCTCGAGGCGGATATCCGTTATTGTGAAAAACTCGGCGCTCATTGGATTTTTGCTCCATCCGTCGAAGAGATGTATCCGCAGGAACAGCTGGCCTGGGTGAACGTCGAGAAGGTAACCGAAGGTCTCTGCGGAGCCCGTCGTCCGGGACACTTTCGCGGCGTGGCCACTGTTTGTGCAAAACTCTTCAATATCATCCAGCCCGATATTGCCTATTTCGGTCAAAAGGACGCCCAGCAGGCCGTCGTCATCCAAACGATGGTTCGGGACCTCAACTTTCCGCTTGAGGTTCGGGTCTGTCCCACCGTCCGCGACAAGGACGGGCTGGCCCTCAGCAGCCGCAACCAGTATTTGTCCAAAGACGAGCGGAAAAAGGCCCTTTGTCTCTCGCAGGCCCTTCAGAAATGCAGGGATCTTATCCAGTCCGGACAAGCCAATCCCGATGAAATCCGCCGGGCTGTGCTGCCGTTTTTTGACCAGCCCGATGTGTTTCTTGAATATTTTGAACTGGTGGACCCGCAGACCCTCCGGCCGCTGACGGAGATTCGAGGTGCTGTTCTGGCTGCCGCCGCCGCCCGGGTCGGAACGACTCGGCTTATCGACAATCTTTTGATAGACTTGCAGGCGCCGTCCGCTTGAGGTACAATATCCCTTTTTGTGAGAAAGGAACAAAGCGGATGCTTATCAAGGCATTAAAAGGCAAGATTCATCGCGCCCGGGTAACCGATACAAAGATTGACTATCCCGGCAGCGTCGGCATTGATGAAGACATGATGAAGGCGGCGGGGATTCTTCCGTATGAAGAAGTCCTGCTGGCCAATGTTTCCAACGGAGCCCGTGTTGAAACCTATGTGGTTCCCGCACCCGCCGGGAGCAAATCGCTGATTGTGCTCGGAGCCGCCGCCCGTTTCTTCAGTCCCGGCGACATTGTCATTGTGATGAATTTCGGCTACTTTACTCCGGACGAAATCAAAACTCACAAGCCCCGCATTATCCTTTGCGATGAGCACAACAGGTTTTCCCCTCTGGGTTGAGCTGGATGCATCCGGAACTGTTTGAAATCCCGTTTCTGCATCAAACCGTCAAAAGCTGGGGGGTTATGGTCGTTCTGGGCTTTCTGGCGGCCCTGTGGCTGATGCGCCGGCTTGTCAAGACGCTTGGTGAAGACCCTGATATCCTTGGCAATGCCGCCGTTTATGCCCTCATTGCGGGCGTCATCGGGGCTCGTGTCTTCTTTGTCGTTCATCACAGGGATCTGTTTGTCGGCCGCTGGATGGAGGTCTTTGCCGTCTGGCAGGGCGGGGTGGAACTGCTCGGCGGAGTTTTGACGGCCCTGCTGGTTCTCTGGCTGTATCTGAAGAAGCAGAAACGCTCCATTCGTCTGTATTTTGATGTGCTGGCCATCGGACTGATGGTCGGCATCGGCTTCGGACGCATCGGCTGCTTCTTCAGCGGCTGCTGCTTCGGCAAATGCACTGACCTGCCCTGGGGTGTCCGCTTCCCTTACGGCTCTTTGGTCTATCAGAGTCAGATTCATCCGGACCCGAAGCGTCATCGGGACAAGCCCTATCTGGACCTGCCTGCCGACTTTTTTGGCATCCCCGGTCCCGATGGCAAATGGCTTCCGGTCGATGAGCCCAACAAGCACAATGCCTATCTAAAACCCTTTGAAGAGCTCACCCCCGAACAGCAGAAACAGGTCTCTGAAGGTCCGTATCGGTGTCTGAAGGTTCATCCCACGCAGCTGTATTCGAGTGCCAACGGTTTTCTGCTGGCGGCTGTGCTTTTGGGGCTCTGGAAAAAGTTCGGACGGATGCGGCCCGGTGTGACGGCTGGTTCAATGCTTATTCTCTACGGGATTACCCGCTTCTTTCTTGAAACCCTCCGGGATGACAATCCCTTTGAATACAGCGGTTTCTGGCTTCTGTATCGGGGCGGCACCATCTCGCAGAATATGGCGATTTATCTGATTTTGTTTGGGATTTGCGTGATTGCATATTCGCTCTGGAAGCCGTCTCCGCTGCCCGCTGTTTCTCCCGCTGCTTCCCCAAAGAAAAAATCCTCCAAATCCAAATAGGTTTTCTTTAGTAGGCCGCTAATTGACTGAGGACGCGGCAGAGGCCGTCCATCTGCTCTTGTGTATGGGCGTATTGTATGCTCAGACGAAGCCGAGCTGCACCCTTAGGGACAGTCGGGGGGCGAATGGCGGTCACGAAATACCCTTCCGCCTCCAGCCGGCCGGCCCACCGGAGGGCTTTTTCGCTTTCGCCCAAGATTATTGGGATAATTTGAGAGGCCGTTTGCCCGATATTCAGGCCCATTTTCATCAGCTGATTGCGCAGGTAAG contains these protein-coding regions:
- a CDS encoding aspartate 1-decarboxylase; the protein is MLIKALKGKIHRARVTDTKIDYPGSVGIDEDMMKAAGILPYEEVLLANVSNGARVETYVVPAPAGSKSLIVLGAAARFFSPGDIVIVMNFGYFTPDEIKTHKPRIILCDEHNRFSPLG
- the panC gene encoding pantoate--beta-alanine ligase produces the protein MEVITTVSEMRQKVRAARFAAKWIGLVPTMGALHEGHGSLIQRAVSECDTVIVSIFVNPTQFGPNEDLARYPRTLEADIRYCEKLGAHWIFAPSVEEMYPQEQLAWVNVEKVTEGLCGARRPGHFRGVATVCAKLFNIIQPDIAYFGQKDAQQAVVIQTMVRDLNFPLEVRVCPTVRDKDGLALSSRNQYLSKDERKKALCLSQALQKCRDLIQSGQANPDEIRRAVLPFFDQPDVFLEYFELVDPQTLRPLTEIRGAVLAAAAARVGTTRLIDNLLIDLQAPSA
- a CDS encoding prolipoprotein diacylglyceryl transferase codes for the protein MHPELFEIPFLHQTVKSWGVMVVLGFLAALWLMRRLVKTLGEDPDILGNAAVYALIAGVIGARVFFVVHHRDLFVGRWMEVFAVWQGGVELLGGVLTALLVLWLYLKKQKRSIRLYFDVLAIGLMVGIGFGRIGCFFSGCCFGKCTDLPWGVRFPYGSLVYQSQIHPDPKRHRDKPYLDLPADFFGIPGPDGKWLPVDEPNKHNAYLKPFEELTPEQQKQVSEGPYRCLKVHPTQLYSSANGFLLAAVLLGLWKKFGRMRPGVTAGSMLILYGITRFFLETLRDDNPFEYSGFWLLYRGGTISQNMAIYLILFGICVIAYSLWKPSPLPAVSPAASPKKKSSKSK